From Onychostoma macrolepis isolate SWU-2019 chromosome 19, ASM1243209v1, whole genome shotgun sequence, a single genomic window includes:
- the lye gene encoding lymphocyte antigen-6, epidermis, translating to MMLRIVFGVIAAIGFLTLSEALTCNSCKVGVLGKCLFSSQVSCAASETKCYSAKAEFNVTGFLSLSSSGCTSDCNNTAGSILGAGYTVTKTCCAVNLCNGASAAQLSMAGALSAALLASVWSSSML from the exons ATGATGCTCAGAATTGTGTTTGGAGTCATTGCAGCGATTGGATTCCTCACGCTCA GTGAAGCCCTGACGTGTAATTCCTGTAAAGTGGGCGTTCTAGGAAAATGTTTATTCAGTTCCCAAGTGTCCTGCGCTGCCTCTGAGACCAAGTGCTACAGCGCCAAAGCAG AGTTCAATGTGACCGGGTTTCTGAGTCTGTCCTCCAGTGGTTGTACATCTGATTGCAACAACACCGCTGGAAGCATCCTGGGAGCGGGATACACCGTGACCAAAACCTGCTGCGCTGTAAATCTGTGCAACGGAGCGAGTGCAGCGCAGCTGTCCATGGCTGGGGCTCTCAGCGCCGCTCTGCTGGCCTCCGTCTGGAGCAGCTCCATGCTGTAG
- the clic1 gene encoding LOW QUALITY PROTEIN: chloride intracellular channel protein 1 (The sequence of the model RefSeq protein was modified relative to this genomic sequence to represent the inferred CDS: inserted 1 base in 1 codon), with protein sequence MSEERPEVELFVKAGSDGQSIGNCPFSQRLFMVLWLKGVTFNVTTVDMKRKPDILKDLAPGAQPPFLLYGTEVKTDTNKIEEFLEETLCPPKYPRLAARNPESNTAGLDVFSKFSAYIKNSNPQMNDNLEKGLLKALKKLDDYLSSPLPDEIDENSADDVTSSXRPFLDGQELTLADCNLLPKLHIVKVVCQKFRGFSIPRSLTSLWRYLDAAYAREEFSSTCPSDEEIHVAYSSVVKALK encoded by the exons ATGAGTGAGGAGAGACCCGAGGTGGAGCTCTTCGTGAAG gccgGAAGCGATGGTCAGAGCATTGGGAACTGCCCGTTCTCTCAGCGGCTCTTCATGGTCCTGTGGCTGAAAGGCGTAACCTTTAATGTGACCACCGTGGACATGAAGAG GAAGCCAGACATTCTTAAAGATCTGGCTCCTGGGGCTCAGCCTCCTTTCCTGCTGTACGGTACAGAGGTGAAGACGGACACCAACAAGATAGAAGAGTTCCTGGAGGAAACCCTCTGCCCTCCTAA ATATCCACGGCTGGCAGCTCGCAATCCTGAATCTAACACCGCAGGTCTGGATGTGTTCTCAAAGTTCTCCGCCTACATTAAGAATTCAAACCCGCAGATGAACGATA ATCTGGAGAAGGGTTTGCTGAAGGCCCTGAAGAAGCTGGATGACTACCTGAGCTCTCCTCTGCCGGACGAGATTGACGAGAACAGCGCTGACGATGTTACTTCCT TCCGCCCCTTCCTGGACGGTCAGGAGCTCACTCTGGCCGACTGCAACCTGCTGCCCAAGCTCCACATCGTCAAA GTGGTGTGTCAGAAGTTTCGAGGTTTCTCCATCCCTCGCTCGCTGACGTCTCTGTGGCGATACCTGGATGCGGCGTATGCCCGAGAGGAGTTCTCCTCCACCTGTCCCAGCGATGAGGAGATACACGTCGCCTACTCCTCCGTCGTGAAGGCGCTCAAATAG